In one window of Lewinella sp. 4G2 DNA:
- the secE gene encoding preprotein translocase subunit SecE, with protein MDKIGLYMRESYNELVHQVTWPSYSTLQTNTILVLVGSAIFALLIFGMDVVWQFVVDNIYSLTA; from the coding sequence ATGGATAAGATCGGACTTTACATGCGGGAAAGCTACAATGAGCTGGTTCACCAAGTGACCTGGCCTTCGTACAGCACCCTACAAACCAATACCATTCTGGTACTGGTTGGGTCAGCCATTTTCGCGCTGCTCATATTCGGTATGGATGTCGTATGGCAATTCGTCGTCGACAACATCTACAGCCTCACGGCTTAA
- the nusG gene encoding transcription termination/antitermination protein NusG, which yields MAVTKWYSLRVISGKEKQIKERIEKEIARNNWENHVMKIVVPTEKVYKIRGGKKVISDRNILPGYILVEADPYALNGEVLDGITSLPNVIHFLGKQEPIPMRDSEANRLLGKVDENLEASDALIEPFIEGETVKIIDGPFNEFVGDIQEVNEEKKKLKVIVKIFGRGTEVELNFMQVEKQS from the coding sequence ATGGCAGTAACCAAATGGTACTCTCTCCGTGTAATCAGCGGTAAAGAGAAGCAAATCAAAGAACGGATCGAGAAAGAGATCGCTCGGAATAACTGGGAAAACCACGTTATGAAGATCGTTGTCCCCACTGAGAAGGTCTATAAGATCCGCGGTGGTAAGAAAGTGATCTCCGACCGTAACATTCTACCCGGTTACATTCTCGTAGAAGCTGACCCTTACGCTCTAAATGGCGAAGTTCTGGATGGTATCACTAGCCTCCCTAACGTAATCCATTTCCTCGGTAAGCAAGAGCCCATCCCCATGCGGGATTCGGAAGCCAATCGCTTACTCGGTAAAGTGGACGAAAACCTCGAAGCCAGCGATGCACTGATCGAACCCTTCATCGAAGGAGAGACCGTCAAGATCATCGATGGTCCTTTCAACGAATTCGTTGGTGACATCCAGGAAGTCAACGAAGAGAAGAAGAAACTGAAAGTCATCGTCAAGATCTTCGGCCGCGGCACGGAGGTTGAGCTGAACTTCATGCAGGTAGAGAAGCAGAGCTGA
- the rplK gene encoding 50S ribosomal protein L11: MAKEVDVQIKLQVRGGGANPAPPVGPALGAKGVNIMEFCKRFNAATQDQQGKILPVVIDVYKDKSFDFVIKTPPAAVQLLEAAKLKSGSKESNRIKVGSVTWDQVRAIAEDKMPDLNCFEVESGMRMVAGTARSMGITISGDAPWEAEA; the protein is encoded by the coding sequence ATGGCTAAGGAAGTAGACGTACAAATCAAACTTCAGGTACGCGGCGGCGGTGCAAACCCCGCTCCACCGGTAGGCCCCGCGCTGGGTGCCAAAGGTGTTAACATCATGGAATTCTGTAAGCGCTTCAACGCCGCTACGCAGGATCAGCAGGGCAAGATTCTGCCGGTTGTCATTGATGTTTACAAAGACAAGTCCTTTGACTTCGTCATCAAGACCCCACCGGCTGCGGTTCAACTCCTGGAAGCAGCTAAGCTCAAAAGTGGATCCAAAGAATCCAACCGGATCAAAGTAGGTAGTGTGACCTGGGATCAGGTACGCGCCATCGCTGAAGACAAAATGCCTGACCTCAACTGCTTCGAAGTAGAAAGTGGCATGCGTATGGTAGCCGGTACGGCACGCTCTATGGGAATCACCATTTCCGGCGACGCCCCCTGGGAAGCGGAAGCTTAA
- a CDS encoding tyrosine-type recombinase/integrase, with protein sequence MLFHEFLSYLTHQRRLSDHTVTAYRGDLSQFANFCKLEYGVKDARSVTRNMVKSWLVDLVGDKKMAASSVRRKLSAVKTFYKYRRQRGQQAEDPTVRIPVPKLPKRLATTVAPDAIQRLFATFPNPLENEDFSSLRDHLLLALLYQTGMRRAELIGLTDASLQLAERRISVTGKGGKQRLIPFGESLAELLYRYQEVREASFPGTPPSLLLTDKGKVLYPKFVYNKVVRYLGGVTTEDKKSPHVLRHTFATQLLGEGADLNAVKELLGHSSLAATQVYTHNDVKRLQEVYRQAHPEGAQKNGPRATEK encoded by the coding sequence ATGCTCTTCCACGAATTTCTATCGTACCTGACCCACCAGCGCCGGCTGAGCGACCATACCGTCACGGCCTACCGCGGAGATCTAAGCCAGTTCGCCAACTTCTGCAAATTAGAGTATGGGGTGAAGGATGCCCGGTCGGTAACCCGTAATATGGTGAAGTCCTGGCTGGTGGATCTTGTTGGTGATAAGAAAATGGCGGCCAGTTCGGTCCGCCGAAAACTCTCGGCCGTCAAGACCTTTTATAAGTACCGCCGCCAGCGCGGTCAGCAGGCAGAGGACCCAACGGTAAGAATACCGGTGCCAAAGCTGCCCAAGCGCCTGGCCACCACGGTCGCGCCGGATGCGATCCAACGGCTCTTCGCCACCTTCCCTAATCCTCTTGAAAACGAGGATTTCTCGAGCCTGCGTGACCACCTGCTCCTGGCCTTATTATACCAAACGGGTATGCGCCGAGCCGAGCTGATTGGTTTGACCGACGCTAGCCTGCAATTGGCCGAGCGCCGGATCAGCGTTACTGGTAAAGGGGGGAAGCAGCGGTTGATTCCTTTTGGTGAAAGCCTGGCAGAATTACTGTACCGATACCAGGAAGTACGGGAGGCCAGTTTCCCAGGTACACCGCCTTCCTTGCTGTTGACGGATAAGGGAAAGGTGCTGTACCCAAAGTTTGTCTACAACAAGGTCGTTCGCTACCTGGGGGGAGTAACAACGGAGGATAAAAAGAGCCCGCACGTTTTGCGCCACACCTTTGCTACCCAACTGTTGGGGGAAGGGGCGGACCTGAATGCCGTCAAGGAATTGCTGGGCCACAGTAGCCTGGCGGCCACCCAGGTCTACACCCATAACGACGTAAAGCGCCTGCAGGAAGTCTACCGACAGGCTCACCCGGAAGGGGCACAAAAAAATGGACCGCGCGCAACTGAAAAATAA
- the rplA gene encoding 50S ribosomal protein L1, whose translation MAKISKARKAAAEKVDANKQYALSEAMSLVKQVNTAKFDASVDVHVRLGLDPRKPDQALRGTVTLPHGTGKTKRVVAFVTPDKEQEAKDAGADFVGLDDLVAKVTGGWTDFDVVVAMPQTMAKVGRLGRVLGPRGLMPNPKTGTVTMDVAQAITDVKGGKIAYRLDKFGIVHSSIGRVGFSAEQLVDNANELLGTLSRSKPSSAKGIYMKSVTVASTMSPGIKVDPKSIA comes from the coding sequence ATGGCAAAAATTAGTAAAGCGCGGAAAGCTGCTGCTGAGAAGGTCGACGCCAATAAGCAGTATGCCCTGAGCGAAGCGATGAGCCTCGTCAAGCAGGTCAATACGGCTAAATTTGACGCTTCCGTGGACGTTCACGTTCGCCTCGGCCTCGACCCCCGCAAACCAGACCAGGCCCTTCGTGGTACGGTCACCCTTCCTCACGGTACCGGTAAGACCAAGCGCGTTGTCGCCTTCGTCACCCCGGACAAAGAGCAGGAAGCAAAAGACGCAGGCGCAGACTTCGTAGGTCTCGATGACCTGGTCGCTAAAGTAACTGGTGGTTGGACGGACTTCGACGTTGTCGTTGCCATGCCACAGACAATGGCGAAAGTTGGTCGTCTCGGTCGTGTACTCGGTCCCCGTGGCCTCATGCCCAACCCCAAAACTGGTACGGTTACCATGGACGTAGCCCAGGCCATCACCGACGTGAAGGGTGGTAAGATTGCTTACCGTCTGGACAAGTTCGGTATCGTTCACTCCAGCATTGGCCGCGTAGGTTTCTCCGCGGAGCAGCTGGTGGACAACGCCAACGAACTTCTCGGCACACTTTCTCGTAGCAAGCCTTCCAGTGCGAAGGGTATCTACATGAAATCCGTGACCGTTGCATCTACCATGAGCCCCGGCATCAAGGTGGACCCCAAATCAATTGCTTAA
- the tuf gene encoding elongation factor Tu yields the protein MAKETFDRSKPHVNIGTIGHVDHGKTTLTAAITSVLADAGSAAKMSYDSIDSAPEEKERGITINTAHVEYETQNRHYAHVDCPGHADYVKNMVTGAAQMDGAILVVAATDGPMPQTREHILLARQVGVPNIVVFMNKADLVDDEEMLELVEMEVRELLSQYEYDGDNASVIIGSALKALEGDGEGVKQVLELMEAVDAEIPEPERLVDLPFLMPVEDVFSITGRGTVATGRIERGVINSGDSVEIIGMMEAGKKLTSTITGIEMFRKILDRGEAGDNAGLLLRGIDKTTIKRGMVICKPGSVKPHTKFKCEVYVLSKDEGGRHTPFFNGYRPQFYFRTTDVTGDVKLPENVEMVMPGDNVTLEVTLLAEIAMEKGLRFAIREGGRTVGAGQVTEILD from the coding sequence ATGGCTAAGGAAACATTTGACAGAAGTAAACCGCACGTTAACATTGGCACGATTGGCCACGTTGACCACGGTAAAACCACCCTCACCGCCGCCATCACCTCCGTACTCGCTGACGCTGGATCCGCTGCTAAAATGTCTTACGACAGCATCGACTCCGCTCCCGAGGAAAAAGAGCGTGGTATCACCATTAACACGGCGCACGTTGAGTACGAAACGCAGAACCGCCACTACGCTCACGTTGACTGCCCAGGTCACGCTGACTACGTAAAGAACATGGTTACTGGTGCCGCCCAGATGGACGGTGCAATCCTCGTTGTTGCCGCTACTGATGGCCCTATGCCACAGACGCGTGAGCACATCCTCCTTGCTCGCCAGGTAGGTGTACCTAATATCGTAGTATTCATGAACAAGGCTGACCTTGTTGATGACGAAGAAATGCTCGAGCTCGTAGAAATGGAAGTTCGCGAACTTCTTTCTCAGTACGAGTACGATGGCGACAACGCCAGCGTAATCATCGGTTCTGCACTCAAAGCCCTCGAAGGCGACGGCGAAGGTGTAAAGCAGGTACTCGAACTCATGGAAGCAGTTGATGCTGAGATCCCTGAGCCAGAGCGTCTGGTTGACCTCCCATTCCTGATGCCCGTTGAGGACGTATTCTCTATCACGGGTCGTGGTACAGTTGCTACCGGCCGTATCGAGCGTGGTGTGATCAACTCTGGTGACTCCGTAGAGATCATCGGTATGATGGAAGCTGGTAAGAAGCTCACTTCTACCATCACTGGTATCGAGATGTTCCGTAAGATCCTCGACCGTGGTGAAGCTGGTGACAACGCCGGTCTCCTCCTCCGTGGTATCGACAAGACCACCATCAAGCGTGGTATGGTAATCTGTAAGCCAGGTTCCGTAAAGCCACACACGAAGTTCAAGTGTGAGGTTTACGTACTGAGCAAAGACGAAGGTGGCCGTCACACGCCATTCTTCAACGGCTACCGCCCACAGTTCTACTTCCGTACGACTGACGTAACCGGTGACGTGAAGCTCCCCGAGAACGTTGAAATGGTAATGCCAGGTGATAACGTTACTCTCGAAGTAACACTCCTCGCTGAGATCGCCATGGAAAAAGGCCTCCGCTTCGCTATCCGTGAGGGTGGCCGTACGGTAGGTGCCGGTCAGGTAACTGAGATCCTCGACTAA
- a CDS encoding lipopolysaccharide assembly protein LapB — translation MKNLLCLLALLCCLTACDGDQPTDATPDTSAGDPGIAALDRAILSNPEEADLYAQRAEMWYNKSNYDAAITDLQAALTLDSTNVPYHWLLSDVYLDYYRSRLALRTLERAAKLEPDNLETQLRLAETQLTLQQYDGAMKSLNEVTRIDPRNPDAYLLLSETFLETGDTARAISAAEEAAEIDPDMTDAFVRLGQLLFAIKSNRAVQYFDAAMGIDATDPIPIHAKADYLRDSDRLPEAIELYRAASRADRQYVAGHFNAGLLLMELDSVEAAKTEFDLVIKNDPIHIRSYFFRGYAKELLGDIAGARNDYKSALRFAPDYDFALEGLERVGEEPTEE, via the coding sequence ATGAAAAACCTGCTCTGTCTGCTCGCCCTCCTTTGTTGCCTGACCGCCTGCGATGGTGACCAGCCAACGGACGCGACGCCAGATACCAGCGCCGGAGACCCCGGGATTGCCGCTCTCGACCGGGCCATCCTGAGCAATCCGGAAGAGGCGGACCTCTACGCACAGCGCGCCGAAATGTGGTACAACAAGAGCAACTACGACGCTGCAATTACCGACCTGCAAGCAGCCCTGACACTGGATAGCACTAACGTGCCCTACCACTGGTTGCTCAGCGATGTTTACCTGGATTACTACCGTAGCCGCCTCGCTCTGCGCACGTTGGAACGCGCCGCCAAACTGGAGCCGGATAACCTGGAAACCCAGCTGCGCCTCGCCGAAACCCAACTCACCCTGCAGCAGTACGACGGCGCGATGAAGTCGCTCAACGAGGTCACCCGCATCGACCCGCGTAACCCCGATGCTTACCTGCTGCTCAGCGAGACCTTCCTCGAAACGGGAGATACCGCCCGCGCCATCAGCGCCGCCGAAGAAGCCGCGGAGATCGACCCCGACATGACGGATGCCTTTGTACGCCTCGGGCAGTTGCTCTTCGCCATCAAATCGAACCGTGCGGTGCAGTACTTCGACGCGGCGATGGGTATAGATGCGACCGACCCCATCCCGATCCACGCCAAGGCTGACTATCTCCGGGATTCTGATCGCCTTCCGGAAGCTATCGAACTCTACCGCGCCGCCAGCCGGGCGGACCGCCAGTACGTGGCCGGACATTTTAACGCCGGGCTGCTCCTCATGGAACTGGATAGCGTCGAAGCCGCCAAAACGGAGTTTGATCTGGTCATCAAAAACGACCCGATCCACATTCGCAGCTACTTTTTCCGCGGCTACGCCAAGGAGTTACTGGGCGATATCGCCGGCGCCAGAAACGATTACAAAAGTGCCCTCCGCTTTGCGCCCGACTACGACTTCGCGCTCGAAGGCCTGGAAAGGGTAGGGGAGGAGCCCACGGAAGAATAA